The Impatiens glandulifera chromosome 3, dImpGla2.1, whole genome shotgun sequence genome contains a region encoding:
- the LOC124929393 gene encoding mitochondrial import inner membrane translocase subunit TIM23-2-like — MANQPRSSYPTEEPHDHNRRLYNPYQDLKVPTQTLYNLPTSPEFLFQEESIVQRRSWGENLTYYTGICYLGGAIAGAGKGFIEGVKSSEAGDSMKLRVNRILNASGHSGRTLGNRAGVLGLLYAGTESGMVMLRDTDDIVNSIVAGLGTGALYKAASGPRSAAVAGAIGGVAVGLAVTGKQMLKRYVPI; from the coding sequence ATGGCTAACCAGCCAAGGTCTTCTTATCCCACCGAAGAACCCCACGACCATAATCGTCGACTATACAACCCTTATCAAGACCTAAAGGTTCCAACTCAAACCCTATACAATCTCCCTACCTCACCGGAGTTCCTCTTCCAGGAAGAATCCATCGTTCAACGCCGATCTTGGGGTGAAAACCTCACCTACTACACAGGAATTTGTTACCTTGGCGGTGCAATCGCCGGTGCAGGCAAGGGCTTTATCGAAGGTGTTAAATCGTCGGAAGCTGGTGACTCAATGAAGCTTCGTGTGAATCGGATCCTCAATGCATCGGGTCATTCCGGTCGTACGTTAGGGAATCGAGCTGGTGTTTTAGGGTTGTTGTATGCAGGGACGGAAAGCGGTATGGTAATGCTGCGAGATACGGATGATATTGTTAATAGTATTGTGGCTGGTCTTGGAACTGGTGCTCTGTATAAGGCGGCTTCTGGTCCTAGGTCAGCGGCTGTAGCTGGGGCTATTGGTGGAGTTGCTGTGGGTTTGGCTGTGACTGGGAAGCAGATGCTGAAGAGATATGTGCCGATCTGA
- the LOC124931045 gene encoding casein kinase I-like has translation MEPLLGKKFRMGRKIGSGSFGEIYHGINSQTNDEVAIKLENVKSKHPQLTYESKLYRLLQGGTGIPNLKWFGLEGEYNVLVMDLLGPSLEDLFSFCNRKLSLKTVLMLADQMINRVEFIHAKSFLHRDLKPDNFLMGVGRRSNQVYMIDFGLAKRYRDSITHVHIPYRENKNLTGTARYASMNTHLGIEQSRRDDLESLGYILMYFLRGSLPWQGLRAGTKKQKYEKICEKKVSTSVEALCRGYPTEFATYFGYCRSLRFDDPPDYAYMKRIFRDLFIREGFQFDYVFDWTILKYQQPHLRNLPRGLEPGPSSVMQNVVANIDSQLGGGQDIKVAGRSGVNPSRGKSSGLPLNGGGITKHHKTPVDDSPTTKDTMLSGSDMLRSRGSSRRPAVSSSRDPGIEGDTAHFHGRYESTSDLQRISRVTTDRSSPVFASTDQRRPPSGRNSSSNIKNFVSTLKGMENLHLNTERK, from the exons ATGGAGCCTCTACTTGGTAAAAAGTTCCGTATGGGACGCAAGATCGGAAGTGGGTCGTTTGGAGAGATCTATCATG GTATCAATTCTCAGACGAATGATGAAGTTGCTATTAAGCTA GAAAATGTGAAGTCAAAGCATCCTCAACTGACATACGAATCAAAGTTGTATAGACTACTGCAAGGAGGAA CTGGTATTCCGAATTTGAAATGGTTTGGACTTGAAGGAGAATATAATGTTCTTGTGATGGATTTACTTGGACCTAGCCTTGAAGATTTGTTTAGTTTCTGCAATAGGAAATTATCCTTGAAGACTGTTCTAATGCTTGCTGATCAGATG ATTAATCGTGTTGAATTTATCCACGCAAAATCATTTCTCCATCGAGATCTTAAGCCAGACAACTTTCTAATGGGCGTTGGAAGACGTTCAAATCAGGTGTACATGATTGACTTCGGCTTAGCAAAGAGATATAGGGACTCCATAACCCATGTCCATATTCCTTACAG ggaaaataaaaatttgactGGAACAGCAAGGTATGCTAGCATGAATACACACCTTGGAATAG AACAAAGCCGAAGGGATGATCTTGAATCACTTGGATATATCCTTATGTACTTCTTAAGAGGAAG CCTCCCTTGGCAGGGGCTAAGAGCAGGAACCAAGAAACAAAAGTATGAGAAGATCTGTGAAAAGAAAGTTTCCACCTCTGTTGAG GCCTTGTGTCGGGGTTACCCTACCGAATTTGCAACTTACTTCGGTTATTGTCGTTCTTTACGATTTGACGATCCTCCAGACTATGCTTATATGAAAAGAATCTTCCGTGACCTTTTTATTCGTGAAG GGTTCCAGTTTGATTATGTATTTGACTGGACTATCTTGAAGTATCAACAACCACATCTTAGGAATCTTCCTCGTGGCCTT GAACCTGGACCGAGTTCAGTGATGCAAAATGTGGTTGCCAACATTGATAGTCAGTTAGGag GTGGTCAGGATATAAAGGTTGCAGGACGGTCTGGGGTAAATCCATCACGTGGTAAAAGTTCTGGATTACCCCTAAATGGTGGAGGAATAACAAAACATCACAAGACTCCTGTTGATGATTCTCCCACAACCAAGGACACTATG TTATCTGGATCTGATATGCTGAGATCGCGAGGATCTTCGAGGCGACCTGCTGTGTCCAGTAGCCGTGATCCTGGGATTGAAGGTGACACTGCTCATTTCCATGGCAGATATGAAAGCACAAGTGATTTGCAGAGAATCTCCCGTGTTACTACTGATAGAAGTTCGCCTGTTTTTGCATCAACCGATCAAAGACGCCCTCCTTCAGGTAGAAACAGCAGCTCAAACATAAAGAACTTTGTGTCTACTCTCAAAGGCATGGAGAACCTGCATTTGAACACTGAAAGGAAGTAA
- the LOC124932761 gene encoding protein IQ-DOMAIN 6-like: MGGGGSEKWLNSFMGLKKLQINDQKVVGKGKRWKLWRTFSGGMELPAKHIAFNSSSMATTVVKHKNCRFAVAAIRIQSMFRGFLARRALRALKAVVRIQAIFRGRRVRNEAAITLRRMQALVRVQGRVMAMSKKQEEEEREKEEEANKNKNNISKKQWCDRIGTAEEVKTKDEMKKEGILRRERAVAYYSSLSKHHHGSSGFNKPRKSTSWLEEKEEEEYRWDESVKVRKNFVSTRISANPMMMMTKKTRQQLSCSSSESTNVETVYDNGLTASSSTSSVSGRHGRRRDQFDLDRTISKPSTRSSNKMTQKKQSAF; the protein is encoded by the exons ATGGGTGGTGGCGGTTCAGAGAAATGGCTTAATTCGTTTATGGGTTTGAAAAAGCTTCAAATCAACGATCAAAAG GTGGTCGGAAAAGGCAAAAGGTGGAAACTTTGGAGAACATTTTCCGGTGGGATGGAATTACCAGCGAAGCATATCGCTTTCAATTCATCATCCATGGCTACTACTGTAGTGAAACATAAGAATTGCCGTTTCGCCGTCGCCGCTATCAGAATACAATCTATGTTTCGTGGTTTCCTg gCAAGACGTGCATTGAGAGCTTTGAAGGCGGTGGTAAGAATACAGGCTATATTTCGAGGAAGAAGGGTTAGGAATGAAGCTGCTATTACATTAAGGAGAATGCAAGCTCTGGTTCGTGTACAGGGTAGGGTTATGGCTATGTCtaaaaaacaagaagaagaagaaagagaaaaagaagaagaagctaataagaataagaataatattaGCAAGAAACAATGGTGTGATAGAATTGGGACAGCAGAAGAAGTGAAGacgaaagatgaaatgaagaaagaagggATCTTGAGGAGAGAAAGAGCAGTTGCGTATTATTCTTCACTTTCTAAACACCACCATGGTTCTTCTGGTTTTAACAAACCCAGAAAGAGTACCAGCTGgttagaagaaaaagaagaagaagaataccGTTGGGATGAATCTGTGAAAGTGAGAAAGAATTTTGTTTCAACTAGGATTTCAGCTAAtcctatgatgatgatgacgaagAAGACACGACAACAACTCTCTTGTTCATCTTCTGAATCAACAAATGTGGAGACTGTTTATGATAATGGATTGACGGCATCATCATCTACTTCTTCGGTTTCTGGCCGCCATGGGAGGAGAAGGGATCAATTTGATTTGGATCGTACAATTTCAAAACCTAGTACCAGGTCATCAAACAAGATGACTCAGAAGAAGCAGTCTGCTTTCTAA
- the LOC124930657 gene encoding 5'-nucleotidase SurE, with protein sequence MTSSTAAKKNFMTSGLVSNLEEVLLRRKKNDDESAEVASSTPADGAEFNSNEDSIKPVVLVTNGDGIESPGLTCLVEALVREGLYSVNVCAPQSDKSLSGHSVTLRETVSVSPAEINGATAYEASGTTVDCVSLGLSGALFSSTKPLLVISGINKGTSCGHHMLYSSVAAGAREALISGVPSISISLNWKKDESQESDFKDAVTVCLPLLNAALKDIEKGQFPEGLSFNIEVPSSPSTNKGFKLTKQSLWRSTPSWQAISSNRHPAAGRFMSNQQVLGMQLAQLSRDASAAGAARKLTTQRKNIEIVESVGVAGKSNSNNSSRYFRLEFQDKELEDLDDDLDIRALENGYVAVTPLSISPLVEMNIQSAALDWISRALPAEQ encoded by the exons ATGACGAGTTCTACAGCGGCGAAGAAGAACTTCATGACTTCCGGATTGGTATCGAATCTCGAGGAGGTGTTGcttagaagaaagaaaaacgaTGATGAATCTGCTGAAGTTGCTTCTTCTACTCCTGCTGATGGCGCTGAATTTAACTCCAATGAAGATAGTATAAAGCCTGTTGTTCTAGTGACGAATGGAGACGGGATTGAATCACCAGGTCTCACTTGTCTGGTTGAAGCTTTGGTTCGTGAAGGACTCTATAGTGTTAACGTCTGTGCTCCACAATC GGATAAATCACTATCCGGTCATTCTGTAACCCTTCGAGAAACAGTTTCTGTTAGTCCTGCTGAGATCAATGGTGCGACAGCTTATGAGGCTTCTG GGACGACAGTGGATTGTGTGTCATTAGGGTTATCCGGTGCCTTATTTTCCTCAACAAAACCGCTTCTG GTAATTAGTGGAATCAACAAGGGAACTAGCTGTGGCCATCACAT GCTTTACTCTAGTGTTGCAGCTGGTGCTAGAGAGGCACTAATTAGTGGAGTGCCATCTATATCAATTTCATTGAACTG GAAGAAGGATGAAAGTCAAGAGAGTGATTTCAAAGATGCGGTTACTGTGTGTCTACCATTATTAAATGCTGCTTTGAAGGATATAGAGAAAGGACAGTTCCCTGAAGGCTTATCATTCAACATTGAAGTTCCAAGTTCTCCTTCAACAAACAAG GGATTCAAATTAACCAAGCAAAGTTTGTGGAGATCTACACCAAGCTGGCAAGCCATTTCATCAAATAGACATCCAGCCGCAGGACGCTTTATGTCCAATCAACAAGTTCTTGGTATGCAATTGGCACAGCTTAGCCGAGATGCCTCTGCAGCG ggtgcaGCTCGTAAGTTGACAACCCAGAGAAAGAACATTGAGATTGTTGAATCAGTTGGTGTTGCAGGAAAGTCTAATTCTAACAATTCTTCAAGATACTTTAGATTAGAG TTTCAAGACAAGGAGCTCGAGGACTTGGATGACGATTTGGATATCAGAGCACTTGAAAACGGATAT GTTGCAGTTACTCCTCTATCAATTTCACCTTTGGTTGAAATGAATATTCAATCAGCAGCTTTGGATTGGATTTCTAGGGCACTGCCAGCAGAACAATGA
- the LOC124931975 gene encoding putative hydrolase C777.06c, whose protein sequence is MVQILGAVRPTPSFLISFARSRLQSSLCGRSISRSGHGSLPLNSILQACLKSSLQNVEQKPVGKSEIIFLGTGTSEGIPRVSCLTNPEKTCSVCSKAVEPNNKNRRLNTSILIRSQGGFNILIDAGKFFYHSALRWFPTFGLRTIDAVIITHSHADAIGGLDDLRDWTNNVQPYIPIYVAERDFEVMKKTHYYIVDPSVVTPGAAVSDLQFELIHEEPFKVHDLKVTPLPVWHGHGYRSLGFRFGNTCYISDASEIPQETYPLLEDCELLILDALRPGQSSATHFSLPRALDEVRKIRPKRTLFTGMMHLMDHEKVNEDLLKLRDTEGLDVQLSYDGLRVPVIL, encoded by the exons ATGGTACAGATTCTTGGAGCTGTTCGTCCTACTCCATCTTTCCTGATTTCTTTCGCTCGTTCAAGGCTTCAGTCCTCTCTTTGTGGTCGATCAATCTCACGTTCTGGTCATGGATCCTTGCCACTCAATAGTATCTTACAGGCTTGCCTCAAATCGA GTTTACAAAATGTGGAACAGAAACCAGTGGGGAAGTCTGAAATAATTTTTCTCGGGACAGGAACTAGTGAAGGAATACCTCGTGTTAGCTGCCTAACTAATCCTGAAAAGACCTGTTCG GTGTGTTCAAAGGCTGTAGAACCCAATAACAAAAATAGGAGACTCAACACAAGCATCCTTATTCGGTCCCAAGGAGGATTCAATATTCTTATAGATGCTGGAAA ATTCTTCTATCATAGTGCTCTAAGATGGTTTCCCACATTCGG GCTAAGAACAATTGATGCAGTCATTATTACTCATTCTCATGCTGATGCAATTGGAG GTCTGGATGATCTTCGTGACTGGACAAACAATGTTCAACCCTATATTCCAATTTATGTTGCAGAACGCGATTTTGAG GTGATGAAAAAAACTCATTATTATATAGTGGATCCCAGTGTTGTCACACCTGGTGCTGCTGTGTCAGATCTGCAATTCGAGCTCATACACGAGGAGCCTTTCAAAGTGCACGATCTAAAG GTTACTCCTCTACCTGTTTGGCATGGACATGGTTATCGTTCTCTTGGTTTCAGATTTGGCAATACCTGTTACATTAG CGATGCCAGTGAAATCCCTCAAGAAACATATCCTCTTCTTGAGGATTGTGAACTCCTTATTCtg GATGCATTGAGGCCGGGTCAATCTTCTGCGACACATTTTAGTCTTCCACGG GCACTGGACGAGGTGCGAAAAATTCGGCCAAAAAGAACACTGTTTACAG gtATGATGCATCTAATGGATCACGAGAAGGTGAACGAGGATCTATTGAAATTGAGGGATACAGAAGGTCTCGATGTGCAATTGAGCTATGATGGGCTTCGGGTGCCAGTGATTTTGTAG